A portion of the Glycine max cultivar Williams 82 chromosome 10, Glycine_max_v4.0, whole genome shotgun sequence genome contains these proteins:
- the LOC100814824 gene encoding IST1 homolog isoform X2 yields MCKEISQFLQAGQEAIARIRVEHIIREQNTWAAYEILELFCEFVLARVPIIENQRECPTELREAIASIIFAAPRCSDVPDLLHIKNLFTTKYGKEFVSAVSELRPDSGVNRTIIEKLSVSAPSGEVKLKVLREIAEEYNIAWDSSKTEAEFRKNHEDLLGGAKQVSAGATLSHTPNRNGSNNPSPRITEPSIKSVHAKQEYKPLEAPSPSNNNSLLNTNEIEHSHENNDVPAGDAKSEIRFQSSDVLEKARAAIASADRASAAARAAAALVQSNFGSLKLGGK; encoded by the exons ATGTGCAAGGAGATTAGCCAATTCTTGCAGGCTGGCCAAGAGGCAATTGCTAGAATTAGG gtGGAGCATATCATACGAGAACAAAATACATGGGCTGCATATGAAATATTGGAGTTGTTCTGTGAATTTGTTCTAGCACGTGTACCTATAATTGAGAACCAGAG GGAGTGCCCCACAGAATTGCGAGAAGCCATTGCAAGTATAATTTTTGCTGCTCCTAGATGTTCAGATGTACCAGACTTATTGCACATCAAGAACTTGTTTACCACTAAATATGGGaaagaatttgtctctgcagtATCTGAACTTCGTCCTGATTCGGGCGTGAACCGCACG ATCATCGAAAAGCTTTCAGTTAGTGCTCCATCTGGAGAGGTAAAACTCAAGGTCTTGAGGGAGATTGCAGAAGAATACAATATAGCATGGGATTCTTCTAAAACTGAGGCTGAATTTAGGAAAAACCATGAAGATCTCCTG GGTGGAGCAAAACAAGTTAGTGCTGGAGCTACGCTTTCTCATACTCCCAACAGAAATGGTTCTAATAATCCATCACCTCGTATTACGGAACCTTCTATCAAGTCTGTGCATGCTAAGCAAGAATATAAACCCCTTGAAGCTCCCAGCCCTTCTAACAATAATTCTTTGTTGAATACTAATGAAATCGAACATTCGCACGAAAATAATGATGTTCCTGCTGGAGATGCTAAAAGTGAGATAAGATTTCAATCCTCTGATGTACTGGAGAAGGCGCGGGCTGCCATTGCTTCTGCAGATCGTGCATCTGCAGCTGCTCGTGCTGCTGCTGCACTAGTTCAGAGTAATTTTGGATCATTGAAACTGGGAGGTAAATAA
- the LOC100814824 gene encoding IST1 homolog isoform X1: MSLINQLFNRGVFGTRCKTCLNLAISRIKLLQNKRDIQLKQMCKEISQFLQAGQEAIARIRVEHIIREQNTWAAYEILELFCEFVLARVPIIENQRECPTELREAIASIIFAAPRCSDVPDLLHIKNLFTTKYGKEFVSAVSELRPDSGVNRTIIEKLSVSAPSGEVKLKVLREIAEEYNIAWDSSKTEAEFRKNHEDLLGGAKQVSAGATLSHTPNRNGSNNPSPRITEPSIKSVHAKQEYKPLEAPSPSNNNSLLNTNEIEHSHENNDVPAGDAKSEIRFQSSDVLEKARAAIASADRASAAARAAAALVQSNFGSLKLGGK; this comes from the exons ATGTCACTTATTAACCAGCTCTTTAACAGAGGCGTTTTCGGCACTCGATG CAAAACATGCCTGAACCTGGCAATTTCACGAATTAAGCTGCTGCAAAACAAGAGAGATATCCAACTGAAACAAATGTGCAAGGAGATTAGCCAATTCTTGCAGGCTGGCCAAGAGGCAATTGCTAGAATTAGG gtGGAGCATATCATACGAGAACAAAATACATGGGCTGCATATGAAATATTGGAGTTGTTCTGTGAATTTGTTCTAGCACGTGTACCTATAATTGAGAACCAGAG GGAGTGCCCCACAGAATTGCGAGAAGCCATTGCAAGTATAATTTTTGCTGCTCCTAGATGTTCAGATGTACCAGACTTATTGCACATCAAGAACTTGTTTACCACTAAATATGGGaaagaatttgtctctgcagtATCTGAACTTCGTCCTGATTCGGGCGTGAACCGCACG ATCATCGAAAAGCTTTCAGTTAGTGCTCCATCTGGAGAGGTAAAACTCAAGGTCTTGAGGGAGATTGCAGAAGAATACAATATAGCATGGGATTCTTCTAAAACTGAGGCTGAATTTAGGAAAAACCATGAAGATCTCCTG GGTGGAGCAAAACAAGTTAGTGCTGGAGCTACGCTTTCTCATACTCCCAACAGAAATGGTTCTAATAATCCATCACCTCGTATTACGGAACCTTCTATCAAGTCTGTGCATGCTAAGCAAGAATATAAACCCCTTGAAGCTCCCAGCCCTTCTAACAATAATTCTTTGTTGAATACTAATGAAATCGAACATTCGCACGAAAATAATGATGTTCCTGCTGGAGATGCTAAAAGTGAGATAAGATTTCAATCCTCTGATGTACTGGAGAAGGCGCGGGCTGCCATTGCTTCTGCAGATCGTGCATCTGCAGCTGCTCGTGCTGCTGCTGCACTAGTTCAGAGTAATTTTGGATCATTGAAACTGGGAGGTAAATAA